A stretch of the Musa acuminata AAA Group cultivar baxijiao chromosome BXJ2-7, Cavendish_Baxijiao_AAA, whole genome shotgun sequence genome encodes the following:
- the LOC103992306 gene encoding large ribosomal subunit protein uL11, with the protein MPPKFDPTQVVDVYVRVTGGEVGAASSLAPKIGPLGLSPKKIGEDIAKETAKDWKGLRVTVKLTVQNRQAKVTVVPSAAALVIKALKEPERDRKKTKNIKHNGNISLDDVVEIARVMSPRSMAKDLSGTVKEILGTCVSVGCTVDGKDPKDLQQEISDGDVEVPLE; encoded by the coding sequence ATGCCGCCCAAGTTCGATCCGACCCAGGTCGTCGACGTCTACGTGCGGGTTACAGGCGGCGAGGTCGGCGCGGCGAGTTCTCTCGCGCCAAAAATCGGTCCCCTGGGGCTGTCCCCGAAGAAGATCGGAGAGGACATCGCCAAAGAGACGGCCAAGGACTGGAAGGGCCTCCGCGTCACCGTCAAACTCACGGTCCAGAACCGGCAGGCCAAGGTCACCGTCgtcccctccgccgccgccctcgTCATCAAGGCCCTCAAGGAGCCGGAGCGCGACCGCAAGAAAACCAAAAACATCAAGCACAACGGAAACATCTCCCTCGACGACGTCGTCGAGATCGCCAGGGTCATGAGTCCCAGGTCCATGGCCAAGGACCTCAGCGGCACCGTCAAGGAGATCCTCGGCACCTGCGTCTCTGTCGGCTGCACCGTCGACGGGAAGGATCCCAAGGATCTCCAGCAGGAGATCTCCGATGGCGACGTCGAGGTGCCGCTCGAGTAA
- the LOC103992327 gene encoding probable serine/threonine-protein kinase PBL17 has translation MGSCLSSIDPYSPNQAGSASAPTREQNVAEATNNVVSLPVTIKDVEDFRQMPGYGNVQTFTYEELRLATKNFRPDLVLGEGGFGLVYKGTIDDNVRPGFEYTQVAVKRLNPDGHQGDKEWLAEVNYLGHFSHANLVKLIGYCCEDEHRLLVYEYMICGSLECKLFKKGCTTMTWLTRMKIALDAANGLAFLHGAERPIIYRDFKTSNILLDSEYNGKLSDFGLAKEGPMGEQTHVSTRVMGTFGYAAPEYIMTGHLTARSDVYGFGVVLLELLVGRKALDRSRPSREHNLVEWARPLLVRRKRLFSVIDPRIGGQYSNANAERVARLAYDCLNQNPKARPAMSEVVAVLTTVLRDEASLPLTGSEAPVTLYEAPKEDAHSPAVGMKGEAAERS, from the exons atGGGGAGCTGCCTTAGCTCGATAGACCCCTATTCCCCTAACCAGGCCGGATCAG CATCAGCTCCTACCCGAGAACAGAATGTTGCAGAGGCGACCAACAATGTTGTGAGTTTGCCTGTGACAATCAAAGACGTGGAAGACTTCCGACAGATGCCTGGCTATGGCAATGTCCAAACATTTACATATGAAGAATTGAGGCTGGCTACCAAGAACTTTCGTCCAGATTTAGTACTTGGTGAGGGCGGGTTTGGCCTTGTCTACAAAGGTACTATAGATGATAATGTCAGGCCAGGTTTTGAGTACACTCAGGTTGCTGTTAAAAGGCTTAATCCAGATGGACACCAGGGAGACAAGGAATGGCTG GCAGAAGTCAACTATCTTGGGCACTTCAGTCATGCAAACCTTGTCAAGCTTATTGGCTACTGCTGTGAGGATGAACATAGGCTTCTGGTTTATGAGTATATGATCTGTGGGAGCCTAGAATGTAAACTCTTCAAAA AGGGGTGCACTACCATGACATGGTTGACTCGGATGAAGATAGCTCTGGATGCTGCAAATGGGCTTGCCTTTCTTCATGGAGCTGAAAGACCCATCATCTATCGTGATTTCAAGACATCAAACATCTTGCTTGATTCG GAGTATAATGGAAAGCTTTCCGACTTCGGCCTTGCGAAGGAGGGACCTATGGGAGAGCAAACACATGTTTCCACCAGGGTGATGGGAACCTTTGGTTATGCAGCTCCCGAGTACATAATGACTG GCCATCTAACCGCGAGAAGCGACGTGTATGGGTTTGGAGTCGTGCTCTTGGAGCTGCTCGTCGGACGCAAAGCGTTGGACCGGAGCAGGCCGAGCCGAGAGCACAACCTGGTCGAGTGGGCTCGCCCTCTGCTCGTCCGTCGCAAGAGGCTGTTCAGCGTCATCGACCCCAGAATCGGAGGCCAGTATTCCAATGCCAACGCGGAAAGGGTGGCGAGATTGGCCTACGACTGCCTGAACCAGAACCCCAAGGCGAGGCCGGCAATGAGCGAGGTGGTGGCCGTCCTCACAACGGTGCTCCGCGACGAAGCAAGCCTTCCGCTGACGGGATCGGAGGCACCAGTGACGCTGTACGAGGCTCCCAAGGAAGACGCGCACAGCCCTGCGGTGGGGATGAAGGGAGAAGCCGCGGAACGCTCGTGA
- the LOC103992307 gene encoding uncharacterized protein LOC103992307 codes for MAEPRTLPPNSARALPDSDEFWRENPGGGWATAVVMLLLLSWQLLRLFFSRRHRAASVAAGSSPASTTMGSLEGGPSAGISKLITDADLRDLMVSLEGNLEENERWEDVIEKCSDLVSYKAKCCRPKDGPLKYLSVTTFEKCSAELLRDFYMDNEYRKEWDKILIQHDQLQVDENSGTEIGRSVKKFPFLTPREYVLAWRVWEGKDKTFFCLIKDCEHPLAPREKKYVRVVFFRSGWCIREVPGRDACEITMVHQEDAGLNIEMAKLAFAKGIWSYVSKMNSALHQYSSHPCRSILVPILLRLTKKVPPELETNATETSTQKVKERSGSDFGSQSRVDISQKNPSRSSKKWIANGLLLLGGIICLSRRRPNIGTQLAMACILKKLINNGAESSQVESAQLRPDHRKTRHIG; via the exons ATGGCCGAGCCCCGAACCCTACCACCCAAttcggcgagggcactgcccgatTCAGACGAGTTCTGGCGGGAGAACCCCGGCGGCGGTTGGGCGACGGCGGTCGTCATGCTCCTCCTTCTCTCGTGGCAGCTCCTGCGGCTCTTCTTCTCCCGTCGCCACCGGGCGGCCTCCGTAGCTGCGGGATCGTCGCCGGCCTCGACCACGATGGGCAGTTTGGAAGGAGGTCCTTCGGCAGG GATATCTAAGCTCATAACTGATGCTGATCTGAGAGACTTGATGGTTAGTTTGGAGGGGAATCTCGAAGAAAATGAGAGATGGGAAGATGTGATTGAGAAATGCAGTGATCTTGTATCCTACAAAGCGAAGTGCTGCCGGCCAAAA GATGGTCCCCTTAAATACCTTAGTGTTACAACATTCGAGAAATGTTCGGCAGAGTTATTAAGAGATTTCTATATGGATAATGAGTACAGAAAAGAGTGGGACAAGATTTTGATTCAGCATGACCAACTGCAAGTTGATGAAAATAGTGGGACAGAAATTGGGCGTTCTGTAAAAAAGTTTCCATTCCTGACCCCAAGAGAATATGTGTTAGCATGGCGTGTGTGGGAAGGAAAAGACAAAACTTTCTTTTGCCTTATTAAG GATTGTGAACATCCTCTAGCTCCACGGGAAAAGAAGTATGTTCGTGTTGTTTTTTTCAGATCGGGTTGGTGTATAAGAGAAG TTCCTGGTAGGGATGCATGTGAGATAACAATGGTGCACCAAGAAGATGCTGGACTCAATATTGAGATGGCAAAACTGGCATTTGCCAAGGGAATATGGAGCTATGTGTCTAAGATGAATAGTGCACTGCATCAATATTCTTCCCATCCTTGTCGTTCAATATTGGTCCCCATTCTTCTTAGACTTACTAAAAAG GTCCCACCAGAGTTGGAAACGAATGCTACTGAGACAAGTACTCAGAAAGTTAAAGAGAGATCAGGCAGTGACTTCGGCAGTCAAAGTAGAGTGGATATTTCACAGAAAAACCCATCTAGATCTTCAAAGAAATGGATAGCAAACGGGCTTTTGCTTCTTGGTGGCATCATTTGCCTTTCTCGACGCCGCCCTAACATTGGCACCCAGCTGGCCATGGCATGCATTTTAAAGAAGCTTATAAACAATGGAGCAGAGTCAAGCCAAGTTGAGTCTGCCCAACTTAGACCAGATCATCGAAAGACCAGACATATTGGTTGA
- the LOC135616212 gene encoding protein SMALL AUXIN UP-REGULATED RNA 12-like: MCTANKKLGRIRQIVQLKQVMRRWRAISFCRWSWGRTGVRAGSVAVYVGPERRRFVVPARFLNLPVFAALLDRAEEEYGFQPAGGLAIPCDPVFFRWVLDALGRDQGRFGSLGLDALLALFARHGDASAACREAASYNAFSPLLPKTRA; this comes from the coding sequence ATGTGCACGGCCAACAAGAAACTGGGGAGGATACGGCAGATCGTGCAGCTGAAGCAGGTGATGCGCCGGTGGCGGGCCATCAGCTTTTGCCGGTGGTCGTGGGGAAGGACCGGTGTCCGGGCTGGGTCCGTGGCGGTGTATGTCGGACCGGAGCGGCGGCGGTTCGTGGTGCCGGCCCGGTTCTTGAACCTGCCGGTCTTCGCAGCGCTGCTGGATAGGGCGGAGGAGGAGTACGGGTTCCAGCCGGCTGGCGGCCTGGCCATCCCCTGCGACCCGGTCTTCTTTCGCTGGGTGTTGGACGCGCTCGGCCGGGACCAGGGCCGGTTCGGGTCGCTCGGCCTCGACGCCCTCCTTGCCCTCTTCGCCCGCCACGGCGACGCCTCCGCCGCCTGCAGAGAAGCCGCCTCCTACAATGCCTTCTCTCCGTTGCTCCCCAAGACTAGAGCTTGA